The proteins below come from a single Ictalurus furcatus strain D&B chromosome 15, Billie_1.0, whole genome shotgun sequence genomic window:
- the slc25a33 gene encoding solute carrier family 25 member 33 has product MAQKDTSLHLFAGGCGGTVGAIVTCPLEVLKTRLQSSGFTFRPVFQVQLGTVNGAGVIRPGPVTPSLLQVLRSILEKEGPSSLFRGLGPNLVGVAPSRAIYFAAYSKSKDTFNGIFVPNSGAVHMSSAGFAAFVTNSLMNPIWMVKTRMQLEKKVRGEKKMNALQCARYVYRTEGVRGFYRGLTASYAGISETMICFLIYETLKKRLAESQLMSANSDGEKRASDFLSLMLAAAFAKGCASCIAYPHEVIRTRLREEGSKYKYFFQTARLVAVEEGYAAFYRGLIPQLIRQIPNTAIVLSTYEFIVYLLGQPSK; this is encoded by the exons ATGGCGCAGAAAGACACGTCATTACATCTCTTCGCCGGGGG ATGTGGTGGTACAGTGGGTGCCATTGTGACCTGCCCACTAGAGGTGTTGAAGACGAGGCTACAATCATCAGGTTTCACGTTCAGACCGGTGTTTCAGGTGCAGCTTGGTACTGTCAACGGAGCTGGTGTTATTAGACCAGGACCAGTAACACCTAGCCTCCTGCAGGTCCTACG GTCAATTTTGGAAAAAGAAGGACCAAGTTCGCTGTTCCGAGGACTGGGTCCAAATCTAGTTGGAGTTGCACCATCAAG GGCAATATATTTTGCAGCCTACTCCAAGTCAAAAGACACCTTCAATGGCATCTTTGTGCCCAACAGTGGAGCAGTGCACATGTCTTCAGCCGGGTTTGCAG cgtTTGTAACAAACTCCTTGATGAACCCCATCTGGATGGTCAAAACTAGAATGCAGCTTGAAAAGAA GGTGCgaggagagaagaagatgaACGCATTGCAGTGTGCACGCTATGTATACAGGACCGAAGGTGTACGAGGCTTTTACCGGGGCCTCACTGCGTCGTATGCTGGAATCTCTGAGACCATGATCTGCTTCCTCATCTACGAGACACTGAAGAAGCGCCTAGCAGAGAGTCAACTCATGTCTGCCAACAGCGACGGAGAAAAAAGAGCCTCGGACTTCCTGAGCCTTATGTTAGCAGCTGCTTTTGCCAAAGGCTGTGCCTCCTGCATAGCATATCCACATG AGGTCATTCGGACAAGGCTGAGAGAAGAAGGCAGCAAATATAAATACTTTTTCCAAACGGCCCGCCTGGTGGCAGTGGAGGAGGGCTATGCTGCTTTTTATAGAGGACTCATTCCACAGCTCATTAGGCAAATTCCCAACACCGCTATAGTGCTCTCCACCTACGAGTTCATTGTCTACCTGCTGGGACAACCCTCCAAATAA